In a single window of the Chondrocystis sp. NIES-4102 genome:
- a CDS encoding undecaprenol kinase, whose translation MFGQSKRYLTYAWCLSIGIILSIILSVFHHDLAIAASKDILTSEVAKSTSDVTLLQAIVLGFVQGATEFIPISSTAHLKAVPIFLGWGDPGVSFSAMIQLGSIAAVISYFRSDLAKILTGMIKAIRNSNYQSQDFWLAVGIGLGSIPIIIFGLILTIFEPAFYENTLRSMPSIAIVSIVMALLLALAEYVGSQKRNFEDLTAKDGILIGLAQALAIIPGVSRSGSTMTASLFNNIDRASAARFSFLLGIPAISIAGLVGLKDLVDHGAGSGGYLPLIAGLISSAVFSYLAIAWLLKFLQRRSTWVFVWYRLGFGVFILVSLALGWIKS comes from the coding sequence ATGTTTGGGCAAAGCAAAAGATATTTAACATATGCTTGGTGTTTAAGTATTGGCATCATCTTAAGTATCATTTTGTCTGTTTTTCACCACGATCTAGCTATAGCAGCTTCTAAAGATATTCTCACCTCAGAAGTAGCGAAAAGCACATCTGATGTAACTTTACTCCAAGCGATCGTTTTAGGTTTTGTTCAAGGGGCGACGGAATTTATCCCTATTAGTAGTACTGCTCATCTTAAAGCCGTACCTATATTCTTAGGTTGGGGAGATCCTGGGGTTTCCTTTTCCGCGATGATCCAATTAGGGAGTATTGCTGCGGTTATTTCTTATTTTCGTTCAGACTTAGCCAAAATTTTGACAGGAATGATTAAAGCAATTCGTAACTCTAATTATCAGTCGCAGGATTTTTGGTTAGCGGTAGGTATTGGATTAGGTTCTATTCCGATTATCATCTTCGGTTTAATTTTAACAATTTTTGAGCCAGCTTTCTATGAAAATACTTTAAGAAGTATGCCGTCGATCGCGATCGTTTCTATTGTCATGGCATTATTATTAGCCTTGGCAGAATATGTAGGTAGTCAAAAGCGCAATTTTGAAGATTTAACAGCAAAAGATGGAATTTTAATCGGTTTAGCTCAAGCATTGGCGATTATACCAGGTGTATCTCGTTCAGGCTCGACTATGACCGCCAGTTTATTTAATAATATAGATCGCGCCTCAGCAGCAAGATTTTCTTTCCTTTTAGGAATACCAGCGATTTCAATTGCAGGCTTAGTTGGCTTGAAAGATTTAGTTGATCATGGTGCAGGTTCTGGAGGATATTTACCATTAATTGCGGGTTTAATTTCCTCAGCCGTCTTTTCCTATCTAGCGATCGCTTGGTTACTAAAATTCTTGCAAAGAAGAAGCACTTGGGTCTTTGTTTGGTATAGATTAGGATTTGGGGTGTTTATTTTAGTTTCCTTAGCTTTGGGTTGGATTAAAAGTTAA
- a CDS encoding FeS-containing oxidoreductase, with protein MSLSTIQPAKISRVLPDSIAEEVGFEPGDAIISINQTRPRDLIDYRFLCSDEYLELEVLDAFGETHQIEIEKDYDDDLGLEFETALFDGLIQCNNHCPFCFIDQQPPGKRESLYYKDDDYRLSFLYGSYLTLTNLTDKEWQRIEQMRLSPLYVSVHATEADIRTRLLKNQRAGLIMSQFQWFKTRRLQIHAQVVVCPGINDGEHLTRTLLDLASFHEGDIPTVASAAVVPVGLTKFRPQEDELIPVTPAKALEVIQQVQQLQTQFKQRFGSNFAWLADEWFLIAREDVPPESHYEDYPQIGNGVGSIRLFLKEFQATAAKLLPQAIDPPRSFTWVVGNAVEQAFQPLLKQLNSVSGLEINLVALNSQYWGQEITVTGLLTGQDLLAGLSGKELGEGILLPSLMLKHDDTKFLDDLTVADVSQQLSTVIFTVSNVQELISVLVEGNKAI; from the coding sequence ATGAGTTTAAGTACTATTCAACCAGCCAAAATTAGTAGAGTATTACCAGATTCAATAGCTGAAGAAGTTGGCTTTGAACCTGGAGATGCGATTATATCTATTAATCAAACTCGTCCACGGGATTTAATAGATTATCGTTTTCTTTGTAGTGATGAATATTTAGAATTGGAAGTTTTAGACGCTTTTGGAGAAACTCATCAGATAGAAATTGAGAAAGACTACGATGATGATCTGGGGTTGGAATTTGAAACGGCTTTATTTGATGGTTTAATTCAATGTAATAATCATTGCCCTTTTTGTTTTATCGATCAACAACCCCCTGGTAAAAGAGAAAGTCTTTACTATAAAGATGATGATTATCGTCTAAGTTTTCTTTATGGAAGCTATCTAACTTTAACTAATCTTACTGATAAAGAATGGCAAAGAATAGAACAGATGCGCCTATCGCCCCTATACGTATCTGTACACGCTACTGAAGCCGATATTAGAACTCGTTTGTTGAAAAATCAACGTGCAGGACTAATTATGTCCCAGTTTCAATGGTTTAAGACAAGACGCTTACAAATACACGCCCAAGTAGTAGTATGTCCTGGAATTAATGACGGCGAACATTTAACCAGGACTCTTTTAGATTTAGCTTCCTTTCATGAGGGAGATATTCCTACTGTAGCTTCGGCTGCGGTTGTACCTGTTGGCTTAACTAAATTTCGTCCTCAAGAAGATGAATTGATTCCTGTAACTCCAGCTAAAGCCTTAGAAGTTATTCAGCAAGTACAACAACTACAAACACAATTCAAACAACGCTTTGGTAGTAACTTTGCTTGGTTAGCAGATGAATGGTTTCTCATCGCCAGGGAAGATGTACCCCCAGAATCTCACTATGAAGATTATCCCCAAATAGGTAATGGTGTAGGATCTATCCGTCTATTCCTTAAAGAATTTCAAGCCACAGCAGCAAAACTATTACCCCAGGCGATCGATCCGCCTCGTAGTTTCACTTGGGTAGTAGGTAATGCTGTAGAACAAGCTTTTCAACCCCTACTTAAGCAGCTAAACTCTGTTTCGGGGCTAGAAATTAACTTAGTTGCTTTAAATAGCCAATATTGGGGACAGGAAATTACTGTTACAGGCTTGCTAACAGGACAAGATTTACTCGCAGGTTTATCAGGAAAAGAATTAGGAGAAGGAATATTACTACCTTCCCTGATGCTAAAACATGATGACACTAAATTTCTCGATGATTTAACTGTCGCTGATGTTAGTCAACAGTTATCTACGGTGATTTTTACTGTAAGTAATGTCCAAGAATTAATTAGTGTGTTAGTTGAGGGAAATAAAGCTATATAG
- a CDS encoding type 11 methyltransferase, which produces MNQWNVELYQEKHSYVWEYGSEIIQMLDSKAGEYILDLGCGTGELTATIAATGAKVIGLDVAESAIARCRQQYPQLEFIIANGRDFNYPEVFDGVFSNAALHWMQPAADVARCIYQCLKPGGRLVAEFGGKGNVAQIVNAINQVMPQSNYNPWYFPSIGEYSTLLEQIGFEVNYAALFPRPTKLIGDARMQNWIEMFAGDRLRCLSTDEQLRIIKEIESILRPDLYSDGNWWADYKRLQIVAKKPGG; this is translated from the coding sequence ATGAATCAATGGAATGTTGAGCTTTATCAAGAAAAACATAGTTATGTCTGGGAATATGGTTCAGAAATCATACAGATGCTTGATTCTAAAGCAGGAGAATATATTTTAGACTTAGGCTGTGGGACAGGAGAATTAACAGCAACAATTGCAGCCACAGGGGCGAAAGTTATAGGTTTAGATGTGGCAGAAAGTGCGATCGCCCGATGTCGTCAACAATATCCCCAGCTAGAATTTATAATTGCCAATGGAAGGGATTTTAATTATCCAGAGGTATTTGATGGGGTTTTTTCTAATGCAGCTTTACATTGGATGCAGCCAGCAGCAGATGTCGCGCGATGTATCTATCAATGCCTTAAACCAGGTGGGCGTTTGGTTGCGGAATTTGGCGGGAAAGGGAATGTAGCGCAAATAGTTAATGCAATTAATCAGGTTATGCCTCAATCTAATTATAATCCTTGGTATTTTCCTAGTATTGGCGAATATAGCACCCTGCTAGAACAAATAGGGTTTGAGGTAAACTACGCTGCTTTGTTTCCTCGTCCAACAAAATTAATAGGAGATGCACGAATGCAAAACTGGATTGAAATGTTTGCAGGCGATCGCTTAAGATGTTTATCTACAGATGAGCAATTAAGAATAATAAAAGAAATAGAATCAATATTACGCCCTGATCTCTATAGTGATGGCAATTGGTGGGCTGATTACAAAAGACTTCAAATTGTCGCGAAAAAACCTGGTGGATAA
- a CDS encoding ribulose-5-phosphate 4-epimerase, whose product MIQEIPIEQIMSANILYQTTVEELIAIANWIGSKGWCPATGGNFSARLDQHLSLVTASGVDKANLQPDDFLVVKSTGEVDSGDKRPSAETLLHTTLYSLSTDIGAVLHTHTVAATVLSNQTQADHLIIQGYEMQKALNQVTTHEATVNLPILDNNQDMNQLAVKLKQRWQSEIFQYGFLVRGHGLYAWGENLRQAQRHLEGLEFLLSCELNRMLLEVRFAN is encoded by the coding sequence ATGATTCAAGAAATTCCTATAGAACAAATAATGTCAGCAAATATTTTATATCAAACGACGGTAGAAGAATTAATTGCGATCGCTAATTGGATCGGTAGTAAAGGTTGGTGTCCTGCTACGGGGGGTAATTTTTCTGCCAGGCTGGATCAGCATTTGAGTTTAGTTACTGCTTCAGGAGTAGACAAGGCTAATTTACAGCCAGATGATTTTTTAGTTGTAAAATCTACAGGAGAAGTGGATTCTGGAGATAAACGACCATCGGCAGAAACCTTATTACATACAACTTTATATAGTTTGTCTACGGATATCGGTGCAGTGTTACATACCCATACTGTGGCTGCGACAGTATTATCCAATCAAACCCAGGCTGATCATTTAATTATCCAGGGTTACGAAATGCAAAAGGCTTTAAATCAGGTAACTACCCATGAGGCGACAGTAAACTTGCCAATATTAGATAATAATCAAGACATGAACCAATTAGCCGTAAAATTAAAGCAGCGTTGGCAGTCTGAAATATTTCAGTATGGCTTTTTAGTTAGAGGACATGGGTTATATGCTTGGGGGGAAAATCTACGACAAGCCCAACGTCATCTAGAAGGTTTAGAGTTTTTGTTAAGTTGCGAACTTAATCGTATGTTGTTGGAGGTACGTTTTGCCAATTAA
- a CDS encoding 2,3-diketo-5-methylthio-1-phosphopentane phosphatase, whose protein sequence is MPIKAIVTDIEGTTSDIDFVHQVLFPYAAKALGDYLRQNQQQEEIATIIDQVKAEIQQPDADLEVVITTLLDWIARDQKITPLKTLQGYIWETGFKNKDFQGHLYQDAYDNLKQWQQAGIKLYVFSSGSVKAQKLLFGYSQYGDLTYLFEGYFDTQIGGKKTVEAYQNIAKAIALAPEEILFLSDVIAELDAAKTAGYHTKLLDRGQSYQNEPGHNIVKDFDAIKLN, encoded by the coding sequence TTGCCAATTAAAGCGATTGTTACGGATATTGAGGGAACAACTTCTGATATTGATTTTGTCCATCAAGTTTTATTTCCCTATGCTGCTAAAGCCCTGGGGGACTATCTGCGTCAAAACCAGCAACAAGAGGAAATAGCTACAATTATTGACCAGGTGAAGGCAGAAATTCAACAACCAGATGCAGATTTAGAGGTAGTTATTACTACTTTATTGGATTGGATTGCTAGAGATCAAAAAATTACCCCGCTTAAAACTTTGCAGGGCTATATTTGGGAAACTGGGTTTAAAAATAAAGACTTTCAGGGACATCTTTATCAGGATGCCTATGATAATCTTAAGCAATGGCAACAAGCAGGGATTAAACTTTATGTCTTTTCTTCAGGCTCAGTTAAGGCGCAAAAGTTACTCTTTGGCTATAGTCAGTATGGAGATTTAACCTATTTATTTGAGGGTTATTTCGATACTCAGATCGGCGGTAAAAAAACCGTAGAAGCATATCAAAATATTGCCAAAGCGATCGCTCTTGCACCTGAAGAAATCTTATTTTTATCCGATGTGATTGCTGAATTAGACGCTGCTAAAACAGCAGGATATCACACCAAACTTTTAGACCGAGGGCAAAGTTATCAAAATGAACCTGGGCATAATATAGTTAAAGATTTCGATGCTATCAAGCTCAATTAG